The Solanum lycopersicum chromosome 2, SLM_r2.1 DNA window AATTTTAGTCATGATCCTTAAGGACAAGGATAATTTGAAGATGGAGGGTATGTTATGATCTCAATCCTAGCTTATAAAATGTCGTCGTCAAGATTTGAACTAGGAAAAAAGTATAAGCCATTAACAGTGAAACTAAAAGATTAAAGGATTGAAATACAATACATTTAAATAAAGTCAAAGGGAAGAGATTGTGTCATATGGATAGATAGTTATATTAATACATCACGGGGGAGAGAGGGGGCTAACtgaattatgataattttcAATTCTCTCCTCGTTCCTCTCAagttcttttctcttcttatcTAAATGTTTCTGCTTctatcttcttcctcttctgCAGACGACGTTTCGAATATGAAGCTCACTATAGATGATTTCTTTTTCTAGTTAATTTTTCCTTGTTCAATTTAGTATCagaaaatttccaaaaaaagtgTTGAgttgattattaatttttgtatttggaTTTTTATCTCAATTGAGATAGTAACAAATACTTGGATCCCTAGTGTGATTATTTTCACTATAAGGCTTGACTTCAAAATAGAGGGAATATATGCCAAATTAAATTGAGATATTAGCTTAAGGGAGATCTCCCTCAGGCTTAACTCCGTGGTACTCACCCGGCCCTTTGGTGGTTTATGATATTATACAtatctttcttgttttaatttttttatagctattctttaaatttatataaaataaatataaattaattatgatttgacaattttttcctctttattACTAATTTCTTCACATTAATCtacattattaaaaaatttaacttagttaatagatattttaaaaagaaatcaatATGAATGTGTATctttgtataaataataaaaacacgTGTGTGTGTATACACGCATATATTATCTACTTATTTgtgtttattattttgaatgtttATATTCCTGAAATAactcatatttttaaatatatggattaatataaaataatcatacaAAGAAGGGTATATTTAATCCCCTtcacatgtaattttttttacttttttttttcaatgactaatgcaaaaatattattttgatgatcaaatttatttatgtatcactaattttattgtaaaaattttcatagataacccattttttaaaatacaaaactaAATAGCAATATaatcgaaaaaataatttaattacaataaattagttttaaaattctCTCTTTACACTGACTAAGGAAcgaaataaaagaataaaatgagaACAAGAAACCCAAATTATGATATTCAAAGacgtcaaaaataatttatgtataaaaatgattaaaatataccGTGAACTTTTCTAGTAGTTTATATATATacctatataattttttttaaaaaaaatattcaagtaaaaaatataaatttgaaactatttttttcatttttgttaaattaagGGTATATGCGAGCTCATTTATTAACGATAGAAGTACATGTGAGCCATTTGTATAACCGTAAGGGCATAGATGGATCATTTTCATAGCGAGAGACATATGAGCTCCAAATggcaaagttgaggggtatatgaGAAATAATTCAAGGTTATGTGGTTGAAAGAAGTCTAAAGAAGTGAGTGGTTTCCCTTTGGTGGAATTGAGGTGCTTTGATAGGAGAAGGGATCTCCAAAAGGGTTTGCGGAGGCCATATATGGAATTTGTTGAGCTTGATACTGACTATGTGATACCATCATCATATTTTGTTGTGGGTATTGCTggtattgttgttgttgcatgagtagtaattgttgttgttgttgctgctgctgctgctgctgagACATTATTGCCATTTGTACATTTGTTGGAGGTGCTATGTTGTTTGACATGGCAAAAGGGTCGTGTTGATTGAATGGATTCTGGCCAGGGATTTCGTAACCGTACCCTGCACTATAGCCAGCAGTTTGCAGTTGTATTTGCCTCCTAGTTGCATCATCCTCATACAAGCTGTCAAGTAATAACTTGTCGAATCCCCCAGCCTGATTCACACAAGACCATAACTTTAAGCAATTGGAAAACAAAATACTATACTATATGGTCTTCTAATCATGATGCATGCAGATATTACAGACCAATTTTTTATCTGGTGCGACTTGACTGGTGTTGCTGCTCGATGCAGTAACAAGAGCCAGTTCCCATCCAGACGTGCTTCCAATTTCACTCAACTGAAAACTTGCTGATGGATTTTCTTTGCCTGTAAAACATATTTAATACATCAAATAATATTGGGGAAAAACTCAGCTGATGGAATTAAGAGAAAGTTACCAGGTTGAATAATTGCAAGAGCCAACGCATTGCTTTCCTCTAATTCTACAATTTTTGGATCCACTACTTGATTCAAACCCTACATGAAATTTTttgcttttatatatatatatatatatatatatgagagaaGACATATATTTTAACGTAATGTAAAATGAGTGAGCTAACCAATAAATCAACAGGCTCGTCTGTTGGTGGAGTTTCTTCTACTTGAATTTCAGGCTCAGGTTCCTCTTGCACTTcaaccttttcttcttctttatcatTCTCAACTCGCTCTTCGATTTCTTCAAGGATTGGTTCTACAGGCTTTTCAGCTTCTTTCTTTGAATCTCTATACTCCTATCAAATAACAATGACAAACATCTCTCATATATCcatttattcatatttacaCTAGGTAATTATGATTGGAATAACATTGTTCAAAGATAATAGAGAAAAATTGTAATTATGATTGTTATTGATAAGGAAATTCTCACCAGCCTCCTACTTGACATAGAACCAGTCTGAGGTGCTTCTTTTATGTATTCCTCCATCGTTGCTAGGAAGGATGCAGGGGGctgtaaaattacaattttcataaaagatatataattgtCTAAAACAAAATGATGAAGAGACAGACCTGTTTCAAAACAGGAAACTGAAATGTCCGAGCAAGGTCCAACCCTCTGCAGAAGTCATAAAAATGAGCTAGACTTTCAGCCTACATTAAGGAAGGAAGGAAAGTAACTTTAGATTAGCCATCACatacattcattcattcatatatataattttattggaGATCATCGATCAAAGAAGTGAAATTATACACCTGTTTCCCAGCTCTTTTATATATGTTGAGAGCTTTCATAGCATCATGCTTGGACATTTCAAAGAACTGCATGCATTATATCCACCAAATAATTACTGTTCCaatatattaattagataaCTTAAGTACTGGTACAACTTTAAAGAGGCAAAAAAGATGGTTACAAAATCAACAAGGTTGATAATCCCATCATTGATTGCACAATAGATCTTGAAGCTCTCCTTCAAAACCTGCACCAAGTTTAATTATCTTGAAATCAACTTTATGGATTAATTAATCATCATTTTATAAAATGTGTTAATTTGGCTCAACTCTAAACATTTCCCATAGACTATTTCCTCTACACATTGTGAAATTCATGCTGCTCACCAAGAAAATTTCTATATACATCAAAATATGATTGGTTGTTCAAAGAGAGCTGCAGTCACATGtgtaaagaaattaaaattctcCCTTAGGGACGGAGAGACAAAAATGAGCGAAAAAACAATAGTCTTggcttttctttatattttggttagataatatatttgtttacaAGATTTTAGTCTCTAAATGAGTATGTCAAATATGTTTGTTTAGTtaagaatattattatatcCCTAAAACATGTGGAAACTTTGTGAATAAGATAGTATGTGTAATACCAGTGCTAAGGCATATTGAATAAGAAAGTTATAGCAAG harbors:
- the LOC101261179 gene encoding putative clathrin assembly protein At5g57200 isoform X1, whose amino-acid sequence is MESFRKAYGALKDSTKVGLAKVNSEFKDLDIAIVKATNHVESPPKERHVAMIFAATSVTRPRADVAYCIHALSRRLAKTRNWIVALKSLIVIHRVLREGDPTFKEELLHFSHRGHIFQISNFKDESSPLAWDCSAWVRTYGLFLEERLECFRNLKYDIDGERLTKTTPGINKVHSRTRLLNGEELLNQLPALQQLLYRLIGCQPEGGACYNFLIQYALALVLKESFKIYCAINDGIINLVDFFFEMSKHDAMKALNIYKRAGKQAESLAHFYDFCRGLDLARTFQFPVLKQPPASFLATMEEYIKEAPQTGSMSSRRLEYRDSKKEAEKPVEPILEEIEERVENDKEEEKVEVQEEPEPEIQVEETPPTDEPVDLLGLNQVVDPKIVELEESNALALAIIQPGKENPSASFQLSEIGSTSGWELALVTASSSNTSQVAPDKKLAGGFDKLLLDSLYEDDATRRQIQLQTAGYSAGYGYEIPGQNPFNQHDPFAMSNNIAPPTNVQMAIMSQQQQQQQQQQQLLLMQQQQYQQYPQQNMMMVSHSQYQAQQIPYMASANPFGDPFSYQSTSIPPKGNHSLL
- the LOC101261179 gene encoding putative clathrin assembly protein At5g57200 isoform X2, which encodes MESFRKAYGALKDSTKVGLAKVNSEFKDLDIAIVKATNHVESPPKERHVAMIFAATSVTRPRADVAYCIHALSRRLAKTRNWIVALKSLIVIHRVLREGDPTFKEELLHFSHRGHIFQISNFKDESSPLAWDCSAWVRTYGLFLEERLECFRNLKYDIDGERLTKTTPGINKVHSRTRLLNGEELLNQLPALQQLLYRLIGCQPEGGACYNFLIQYALALVLKESFKIYCAINDGIINLVDFFFEMSKHDAMKALNIYKRAGKQRVGPCSDISVSCFETATMEEYIKEAPQTGSMSSRRLEYRDSKKEAEKPVEPILEEIEERVENDKEEEKVEVQEEPEPEIQVEETPPTDEPVDLLGLNQVVDPKIVELEESNALALAIIQPGKENPSASFQLSEIGSTSGWELALVTASSSNTSQVAPDKKLAGGFDKLLLDSLYEDDATRRQIQLQTAGYSAGYGYEIPGQNPFNQHDPFAMSNNIAPPTNVQMAIMSQQQQQQQQQQQLLLMQQQQYQQYPQQNMMMVSHSQYQAQQIPYMASANPFGDPFSYQSTSIPPKGNHSLL